In Eubacteriales bacterium, a single window of DNA contains:
- a CDS encoding LCP family protein, whose product MNRKKVIKILTATLCVLLALACGSCTWFFVRYNQIRSNPHSVINSNVDTQINTDTGVELPTITYDGKEYYKNPNMVTLLFLGIDGYQERASKNLGYRSDMIMICAIDTKKYKVTLISIPRDTKANITKMNQNGNITGSYVNKINAAFAGYSGKDLAYLNTVQTVENFINCDEQFDIDLSLYAGVDIDGITDIADAVGGVQVNLDMSLSGIGKKGQTVTLKGQDAIDYVRERHGVGGDLKRAYRQQQFMLALAKKIKQLGARKSILALWDKVDGVVKTNLDTDQMLAFATILEDVNLKGIAHVTIPTTGDSSSGKSYQIHDEEALEKIIIDTFYIKKTE is encoded by the coding sequence ATGAACAGAAAGAAAGTTATCAAGATATTAACCGCTACATTATGCGTTTTATTGGCTCTTGCATGCGGCTCTTGTACTTGGTTCTTTGTTAGATATAATCAAATACGATCAAACCCTCATTCCGTTATTAATTCAAACGTAGACACTCAGATAAATACTGACACTGGAGTTGAACTTCCCACTATTACATATGATGGTAAAGAATACTATAAAAATCCAAATATGGTTACTTTATTATTCCTAGGAATAGACGGCTACCAAGAGCGTGCAAGCAAAAACCTTGGGTACCGAAGTGATATGATAATGATATGTGCTATAGATACTAAGAAATATAAAGTCACACTTATTTCAATACCAAGAGATACAAAAGCTAATATAACTAAGATGAATCAAAATGGAAACATCACCGGCTCATACGTTAATAAAATAAATGCAGCTTTTGCCGGCTACAGCGGAAAAGATTTAGCATACCTTAACACTGTTCAAACCGTAGAAAACTTTATTAACTGTGATGAACAGTTCGATATAGACTTATCACTGTATGCCGGAGTAGATATAGACGGTATCACGGATATTGCAGATGCTGTGGGCGGCGTTCAAGTCAATTTGGATATGAGCCTTTCAGGTATAGGCAAAAAAGGCCAGACTGTTACTTTAAAAGGACAAGACGCCATAGACTACGTCCGTGAGCGGCATGGAGTAGGCGGAGACTTAAAACGCGCTTACAGGCAGCAGCAGTTTATGCTTGCCCTGGCTAAAAAAATCAAGCAGCTAGGAGCAAGAAAATCTATATTGGCATTATGGGATAAAGTCGACGGTGTAGTTAAAACTAATTTGGATACTGACCAGATGCTTGCATTTGCAACTATTCTTGAAGATGTTAACCTTAAAGGCATAGCGCATGTCACAATACCGACTACAGGAGATTCTTCGAGCGGTAAAAGCTACCAGATACACGATGAAGAAGCTCTTGAAAAAATCATAATAGATACGTTTTACATTAAAAAAACTGAGTAA
- a CDS encoding PHP domain-containing protein, with protein MEFYECDLHTHTTNSDGRDIYEEIILNAKRRGVKILAITDHDITPLETIEAEGEKISPKDYAKRNGIYLIPGIEYSCDTDVEDVHILGLGCNFSDPGFSEEQLKIEKSKIDTFKALVEAINEKGFKITWEEVLNQNSAHTDANVQKKHIFELMAKHGMTKTWKEAKILTQVEHPYVDFKREKILPQSAINLIHKSGGIAILAHPYLIDEVTATGIKRRDYIESIISFGIDGIEAAYPYSKTSYKGSLTDKHIEDEVKKAYENRLKIISGGSDYHNDSKIGLKVVREIGEKGVTLKYFMSNKYLRQLIEE; from the coding sequence ATGGAGTTTTATGAATGTGACTTGCACACACACACGACTAATTCAGACGGACGCGACATATACGAAGAAATCATATTAAACGCGAAAAGAAGGGGCGTTAAGATACTTGCGATAACGGACCATGACATTACGCCGCTTGAAACTATAGAGGCTGAAGGGGAAAAGATATCGCCGAAAGATTATGCTAAAAGGAACGGAATCTATTTAATACCCGGAATAGAATATTCATGCGATACTGATGTAGAAGACGTACATATTTTAGGGCTAGGGTGTAACTTTTCAGATCCAGGTTTTAGTGAAGAACAGCTAAAAATTGAAAAGAGCAAAATAGATACCTTTAAGGCACTGGTTGAAGCGATTAATGAAAAAGGGTTTAAAATAACATGGGAAGAAGTATTAAATCAAAATTCGGCCCATACTGATGCAAATGTTCAGAAAAAACATATATTTGAGCTTATGGCAAAACACGGAATGACAAAGACATGGAAAGAAGCCAAGATATTGACGCAGGTAGAGCATCCGTACGTAGATTTTAAAAGGGAAAAGATATTGCCGCAATCTGCTATAAATTTAATTCATAAATCAGGCGGGATTGCAATTCTTGCACATCCGTATTTAATAGACGAAGTAACAGCAACGGGCATAAAAAGAAGGGACTATATAGAAAGCATAATCTCTTTTGGAATCGATGGGATAGAGGCGGCGTATCCATATTCAAAGACAAGCTATAAAGGTAGCCTGACAGATAAACATATTGAGGATGAAGTCAAAAAAGCATATGAAAACAGGTTAAAGATAATTTCAGGCGGCTCTGATTATCATAACGATTCTAAAATAGGGTTAAAAGTAGTTAGAGAGATAGGGGAAAAAGGCGTTACGCTTAAATATTTTATGTCAAACAAATATTTAAGGCAATTGATTGAAGAGTAA
- a CDS encoding small multi-drug export protein yields MATFWQYLIVMGLSATPILELKASIPFGVITYGIPVLTCFIIAILGAIIPAPFVILFVRKVLDFFAECKIKPLNKLGHFIHCHTEKKAAKVRAGSLFTLFIFVAIPLPGTGVWTGSLIAGLLDLKLKHALPTIFLGNIVAGILMLFVTHSINMIV; encoded by the coding sequence ATGGCTACTTTTTGGCAATACTTAATCGTCATGGGCCTATCTGCAACACCAATACTAGAGTTGAAAGCTTCAATACCTTTTGGTGTAATTACATATGGAATACCTGTTCTAACTTGCTTTATAATAGCTATATTAGGTGCAATCATTCCAGCACCTTTTGTGATTCTATTTGTTAGAAAAGTATTAGATTTTTTTGCTGAATGCAAAATTAAGCCTCTTAATAAACTCGGCCATTTTATCCATTGCCATACAGAAAAAAAGGCGGCAAAAGTCCGAGCAGGAAGCTTATTTACATTGTTTATATTCGTTGCCATCCCTCTTCCTGGGACAGGGGTATGGACGGGGTCTTTAATAGCCGGTCTGCTAGATTTAAAGCTTAAACACGCCTTGCCTACTATATTTTTAGGCAATATTGTAGCCGGCATTTTAATGCTGTTTGTAACCCATTCCATTAATATGATAGTATAA
- a CDS encoding tRNA 2-thiocytidine biosynthesis TtcA family protein, giving the protein MKHTLGCLRRADEKFSMIDEGDKIAVGLSGGKDSALLLHALNVYRKFSRKKYSIVAISVDLGFEGFDEAALQKMCDKTDVELHIVKTSIGKIVFDIRQEKNPCSLCAKLRKGAFYKKAKELNCNKAAFAHNMDDVIETFFMSLIFESRLNTLSPVTYLSKRDITLIRPFIYLEETHIKRTVENVGLSTIKNSCPACGNTKRQEIKELISSFSEDYLDFKKSVIHSIDSIEKYHLWDKTEGKDGVL; this is encoded by the coding sequence ATGAAACATACACTTGGTTGCTTAAGGCGTGCAGATGAAAAATTTAGCATGATCGATGAAGGTGATAAAATCGCAGTTGGGCTGTCGGGAGGTAAAGATAGCGCCTTACTTCTTCATGCACTTAATGTATACCGCAAATTTTCCAGGAAAAAGTATAGCATTGTAGCCATTAGTGTAGATCTGGGATTTGAAGGATTTGACGAAGCGGCGTTACAAAAGATGTGCGATAAGACGGATGTTGAGCTTCATATAGTGAAAACGAGCATAGGGAAGATAGTATTTGATATAAGGCAGGAAAAAAATCCGTGCTCATTATGTGCAAAACTTAGGAAAGGTGCATTTTACAAAAAAGCCAAGGAGCTAAACTGTAACAAGGCTGCTTTCGCACATAACATGGACGATGTTATAGAAACGTTTTTTATGAGCTTGATATTCGAATCACGTTTAAATACTTTAAGCCCTGTTACATACCTTTCTAAAAGGGACATAACTCTGATTAGGCCTTTTATATATCTTGAGGAAACACATATCAAAAGAACAGTTGAAAATGTAGGTCTGTCTACAATCAAAAATTCCTGCCCGGCTTGCGGAAACACCAAGCGCCAGGAGATAAAAGAACTAATCAGCAGCTTTTCAGAGGATTATTTAGATTTTAAAAAGAGCGTTATTCATAGTATTGATTCAATAGAAAAATATCACTTATGGGACAAGACGGAGGGCAAAGATGGAGTTTTATGA
- the rnk gene encoding nucleoside diphosphate kinase regulator, which produces MVTDIYLTNIDRERIKKKIDKMAENNQQIDKSVKNLERELNRAIISDSKQIPRDVITMNSKALLQLNDEEIEVSLVYPEDADLSSMKISIFSPIGTAILGYKEGNIVEWEVPSGSSKIHIKKVLYQPEAAGDYHL; this is translated from the coding sequence ATGGTTACCGATATTTATCTTACAAACATTGACAGAGAACGAATAAAAAAGAAAATTGATAAAATGGCAGAAAATAATCAACAGATTGATAAATCTGTTAAAAATCTTGAGCGTGAGCTTAACAGAGCAATAATATCTGATTCAAAGCAGATACCACGAGATGTCATTACCATGAATTCAAAAGCGTTGTTGCAGCTTAATGATGAGGAGATAGAAGTTTCATTGGTGTATCCTGAAGATGCCGATTTAAGTTCAATGAAGATATCTATTTTTTCTCCTATAGGCACTGCTATTCTTGGATATAAGGAAGGAAATATTGTTGAATGGGAAGTACCATCTGGCAGCTCCAAAATTCATATTAAAAAAGTTTTATATCAACCGGAAGCGGCAGGCGACTACCATCTTTAA
- a CDS encoding LCP family protein, with the protein MNRRKIIKGLMATLCILLVLACASCVWFFVRYNQIRSDPHSIINNQETNNEEELSIITYNGEEYYKNPNIATLLFLGIDVYETRGGASLGYRSDMIMICAINTETDGVTLISIPRDTKATVTKMDPDTGEIVGTTVNRINAAFAFGYDRHKNSYLNAMQSIENFINCDEQFDIDLSLYAGIDIDGIPDIANSVGGVTVTLDIDFPGLGDEGDTVTLKGQDAIDYVRERKTVGGDLKRAYRQQQFMIALAKKIKQMGAKKSILALWDKVGDIVDTNLNTDQMLAFATILEDVDVDGIEKTTIPTTSDTTSSVSYEIHDEEALEEIILSTFYVKKS; encoded by the coding sequence ATGAACAGAAGAAAAATTATCAAGGGGCTAATGGCTACATTATGCATTTTACTTGTACTAGCCTGTGCCTCTTGTGTTTGGTTCTTCGTTAGATATAATCAAATACGCTCAGATCCGCATTCTATAATAAATAACCAGGAAACAAACAATGAAGAGGAACTTTCCATTATCACATACAATGGAGAGGAATACTATAAAAACCCAAATATAGCTACTTTGTTATTTCTAGGTATAGATGTTTATGAAACACGTGGCGGGGCATCGCTAGGATATAGGAGCGATATGATAATGATTTGCGCTATAAATACTGAGACTGATGGCGTCACTCTTATTTCTATACCACGAGACACAAAAGCCACTGTTACCAAAATGGATCCAGATACTGGAGAAATCGTGGGTACAACCGTTAACAGAATAAATGCAGCCTTTGCTTTTGGTTATGACAGGCATAAAAATTCATATTTAAATGCAATGCAAAGTATAGAAAACTTTATCAACTGTGATGAACAGTTCGACATTGATTTGTCGTTATATGCCGGAATAGATATAGACGGAATCCCTGATATCGCCAATTCTGTTGGCGGAGTAACAGTAACTTTAGATATTGATTTCCCAGGCCTTGGCGATGAAGGAGATACAGTTACATTAAAAGGCCAGGATGCCATAGACTATGTCCGTGAAAGGAAAACTGTCGGCGGAGATTTAAAACGCGCTTACAGGCAGCAGCAATTCATGATAGCCTTAGCTAAGAAAATAAAACAAATGGGGGCTAAAAAGTCTATTTTAGCACTGTGGGATAAAGTTGGAGATATAGTAGATACAAACTTAAATACAGACCAGATGCTTGCATTTGCAACCATTCTTGAAGATGTAGATGTAGATGGCATAGAAAAAACCACTATACCAACCACATCAGATACAACAAGTTCTGTAAGCTACGAGATACACGACGAAGAAGCACTTGAAGAAATTATATTAAGTACATTTTACGTTAAAAAATCCTAA
- the mreB gene encoding rod shape-determining protein MreB: MALFEFNDIGIDLGTSSVLVYVKGRGIVLREPSVIAVNRLTGELVAIGEEARIMLGRTPGNIVAIRPLREGVISNFHDTERMLRYFIRKVVGKKLFFKPRVVVCVPSGVTEVEKRAVIDATEEAGGRHPCLVEEPVAAAIGAGLNIADASGNIVVDIGGGTTDIAILSLGGVVCSDSIKVAGDKFDEAIVRYTKRKYNLLVGEKTAEEIKINVGSAFPRKEEIYMEITGRSLGSGLPKTVTISSNETIEALEEPLLTILDSIHTILESTPPELAADVAQNGLCMTGGGALLYGMDKLFTERLGIPCYLAEDPVSCVALGTGKTLDNLDYYSGSIYDYRRGDFYNY; encoded by the coding sequence AGTGTACTTGTATATGTAAAAGGTAGAGGAATTGTATTGAGGGAACCATCGGTTATCGCTGTTAACAGGCTTACCGGTGAATTAGTCGCAATAGGTGAAGAAGCTCGTATAATGCTTGGGCGTACGCCTGGCAACATCGTCGCTATCCGTCCTCTGCGTGAAGGTGTTATATCTAACTTTCATGATACTGAAAGAATGCTTAGATACTTTATTAGAAAAGTTGTCGGCAAAAAACTTTTCTTTAAACCTCGTGTTGTCGTTTGTGTACCAAGCGGCGTAACTGAAGTTGAAAAACGTGCTGTTATCGATGCCACAGAGGAGGCAGGCGGCAGGCATCCCTGTCTCGTTGAAGAACCTGTTGCAGCAGCTATCGGCGCTGGCCTAAATATAGCAGATGCCAGCGGCAACATAGTCGTTGATATCGGAGGCGGAACAACTGATATAGCTATTTTATCTTTAGGTGGCGTAGTTTGTAGTGATTCTATAAAAGTAGCCGGAGATAAATTCGACGAAGCTATCGTTCGCTATACAAAGAGAAAATACAACCTTTTGGTCGGCGAGAAAACAGCTGAAGAAATTAAAATCAATGTAGGATCTGCGTTCCCAAGAAAAGAAGAAATATATATGGAAATAACAGGCAGGAGCCTAGGGTCTGGTCTTCCTAAAACAGTTACTATAAGTTCTAATGAAACTATAGAAGCTTTGGAAGAACCGCTTTTGACAATTCTTGATTCAATACATACTATACTTGAATCCACTCCTCCGGAACTTGCAGCAGACGTTGCTCAAAACGGGCTTTGCATGACTGGAGGCGGGGCACTTCTTTATGGTATGGATAAGCTCTTTACCGAAAGGCTTGGTATACCCTGCTATTTAGCAGAAGATCCGGTCTCTTGTGTAGCTCTTGGAACTGGTAAGACTCTTGATAATCTGGATTATTACTCAGGATCTATTTACGATTATCGCCGTGGAGACTTTTACAATTATTAA